The DNA window TGTCCGGTATTGAGagatttaagttaaataaatcattatatttgaCTTTGCGATGAGTTTTAGAAATtgtaaagcctaaattatggatttttggaattttaggctaaattagtgaatattggaaaaataaatgggacttgatatgaaatgtattatttGCCACAGGATTGGATTCTGCGAGAAATCCTTAAGATGTTTTGTGGTAAATTAAAGTCCGTTGAGGTACGTATGAACCGTTTTATTATGACGTCTATAGTGATGTGAAATGACGTTAAGTACTTTGTAATAAGTTGTGACGTGCTTTATGTGCTTCTGTGAATACTTGATTGCATTCATGGATTTATTTGAGTTGATGCATAGCATTTCGAGCCTTGACTCCGTTGATTGCTAGCATTACTGATCTGTTGCGATGTTGCGTCATCTATGGAGTGAGTGATAGGATTAGATCACTCCTGACATCTCATCGATGGAATGGGTGATAGGACTAGCACTCCTGATGACTTGCATGAGGGCTGAGCGGGTCGCACCCGTAccctcgatgctacgtgcatggatagCGGCGGCATGCTATTACGTTGCTGcattcctggcacgggtggccactgttcttgttgctgatgcgtttcatttggactccgctttggtatccattattttgttgttacCTTTCACGCATTGCATTACATTGCATCGCATCGCATtgtacttgattttatttcatgtcagttatatttgtcgtaatattactggttcgtcgtactggggcccgacccctcgtttcttttatgctgtggttgtttttgatgccatagcaggttatccaggaggatttgacgcgtctggtggagcgtcaggtAGTGGTGCCCAGTCGTCGAGTCGTGGTTGAGAGTTtcccagatatatatatatacactatattatggagtcatacatttaccggggagatgccccgtgtagctgtactgttatgtttacgatgttttgaattgatagtggtgtgatcgagccttgccggctctgcatgtgtttagtcctggccagtgcggctataggtttgtgaattgatgttgtgactttatttcgagtatataaatattgttgtgttgtttttgggatgtcctatttacgaataggtcatgtcgaaatttctgtaggcccaaaaagaaaaaaaaaatttaatctctttcgctgtttacattaataaatcctggttgtttggtcattaaacgttaatcaggagcacgggccgccacagttggtatcagagcgtaactGGGATATGCTCGAATTAGAGTCTAGGGCACTTGAGTCTAGACACAAATAACATGATTGTGCATGTGTTTGACTATTTGctcttatttgaattatttggTGTGATTTCTTTGAATTTGCCTGACGATTAGCTGATTAGGCATGATATGTAGTTTAGAAATTGCCTATTAATTTCTTTTACCTGTTATCTGCCTGTGTATTTAATCCTCGTGTCTTGTAGAATGGCACCTGGAGGTAGAGGTAGAAAAGGGAAGGAAATAGCGCAAGAATCTGAGGCACAAAATGTTCGAGGACTTGCTGACCTCATTAGAGGTAGACGTGGTCGACCTCGAGGACAAGTCGCTCAAAACATTGAAGAAGAAGTGTATCAAGAACCTCCTCGACCTGAAAGACCTGGAGCTAGACAGGCAGTGATTGAGCAAGAAGTGGAACAGCTGATACAGAAAGTTGGAGGAATGCAGTTAATAATTTCGCAGTTCCAAGAATTACGTCCTCCAAAATTCTTTGGCAACGAGAACGGAGAAAAAGCAGCAGGCTGGCTGAAAGCATAAATCATCTATTTAATTTGATGGAGTATTCCCAAGATATTAAATTGAAGCTTGCCATCTACCAACTGAAAGACCGAGCACAACTCTGGTGGGAAGCCACAGAGGAAGCAATGAAGGACTCTGGtgaaattattacttgggatgcaTTTCGTGCTCACTTTACCCAAGAATATGCACCACCGTCATATTATGCTGCTAAAGAAGAAGAGTTCAATCAGTTGGTGCAGGGAAACAAATCAGTTGTGGAATATGCTTCACAGTTTTCTGCTCTTTTGCCCTATGTTCCACATGTTGCTAGGAATGATCAGGCTAAACTATCACGTTTTCTGCATGGGTTGCCGGACTGTTCATACTTTGGTAATGACTGGATCGCCTAATACGTATATTCAAGCAGTGGAAAAGGCGAGGAAAATTGAAGCAAGTTTGCTCAGAGGAGACCCACAGCCAGGTCCATCATCTGTTTCTCAGGGATCTGGTAGTAGTATGTCAATGCCAGTGGATTTACCTCCATATCAGCCTGTACAGTCATACCAACAACCCAAACAGCAGAGGTACAAGGTaaaaggaaagcaattcaagaagaaGTCTCAATCCAGCTCTTCCAGTTCAGGAAGTGCACGAGGAGGAGGTTCGGTTGGGTCGTCTAGCACTGTGCATTGTGACCGATGTGGTGGTCGACATTTTAGTTCCCAATGTGTAGGAGTACAGGGATCTTGTTACGTTTGTGGTCAAGTTGggcattttgccagagtatgccCTAATGCACAAAGACAGCAATTTCAGCCACAACAGTCTGGACAAGTTCCCCGTGGACCAGTCTTTAGACCATATGCTCCTACCCAGTCATTTCAGCAATCCGGTTATCCACCACCTAGAGGTCCTCCTCAGCAGCAATTTCCGGTGCCGCAGCAGGCTCGAGTACATGCATTGACTCAGGACCAGGCTCAGGATGCACCAGGCggagtgattgcaggtatttgctaTGTTTTCGATTATCCTGCGCGTATATTGATAGACactggagcatctcattcatttttATCTGCTACATTTGTTGATGAGCATGAG is part of the Primulina eburnea isolate SZY01 chromosome 1, ASM2296580v1, whole genome shotgun sequence genome and encodes:
- the LOC140811902 gene encoding uncharacterized protein, encoding MTGSPNTYIQAVEKARKIEASLLRGDPQPGPSSVSQGSGSSMSMPVDLPPYQPVQSYQQPKQQRYKVKGKQFKKKSQSSSSSSGSARGGGSVGSSSTVHCDRCGGRHFSSQCVGVQGSCYVCGQVGHFARVCPNAQRQQFQPQQSGQVPRGPVFRPYAPTQSFQQSGYPPPRGPPQQQFPVPQQARVHALTQDQAQDAPGGVIAGYPGGFDASGGASGSGAQSSSRG